A region of Pleionea litopenaei DNA encodes the following proteins:
- a CDS encoding IS481 family transposase has translation MLHTNNPIIKHKAGLLNLAEELGNVSKACKVMGVSRDTFYRYQELVEEGGIDALISKSRRNPNVKNRVDEATETAVINYAIEFPAHGQHRTSNELRKKGVFVSGSGVRSIWLRHDLENFKKRLKALEDKVAKEGIILTDSQIAALEKKKNDDEACGEIETAHPGYLGSQDTFYVGNLKGVGRIYQQTFIDTYSKVAFAKLYTTKTPITAADILNDKVLPYFQQHELPMLRVLTDRGTEYCGKVEHHDYQLYLAINDIEHTKTKAMSPQTNGICERFHKTILNEFYQVTFRKKLYSSLDELQKDLDEWIVYYNNERTHQGKMCCGRTPNETLIDGKRIWADKNLAQI, from the coding sequence ATGCTACATACTAACAACCCAATCATAAAACACAAAGCTGGTTTACTTAACTTAGCAGAAGAACTCGGGAACGTATCGAAAGCCTGTAAGGTAATGGGCGTATCACGAGATACATTTTATCGCTATCAAGAACTGGTCGAAGAAGGCGGTATCGATGCCCTTATCAGCAAGAGCCGTCGCAACCCAAATGTTAAAAATCGCGTTGATGAAGCCACAGAAACAGCGGTTATCAATTATGCCATTGAGTTTCCGGCACACGGCCAACACCGAACCAGTAACGAGTTGCGAAAGAAAGGAGTCTTTGTATCAGGGAGCGGTGTCCGGTCGATATGGCTCAGGCATGACCTAGAAAACTTTAAGAAGCGCTTGAAGGCACTGGAAGATAAGGTTGCTAAAGAGGGCATCATACTGACCGATAGCCAAATAGCTGCACTTGAGAAGAAGAAAAATGATGATGAAGCCTGTGGTGAGATTGAAACAGCTCACCCTGGCTACTTAGGCTCACAAGATACCTTTTATGTCGGTAACCTAAAGGGCGTTGGACGAATTTACCAACAAACCTTCATCGACACTTACAGCAAAGTTGCCTTTGCCAAACTCTACACCACAAAAACACCTATTACCGCAGCCGACATACTTAATGACAAAGTGCTACCTTACTTCCAGCAACATGAGTTACCCATGTTGCGAGTATTAACGGATCGCGGCACTGAGTATTGTGGAAAAGTTGAACATCACGACTATCAGCTGTATTTAGCAATCAATGACATCGAGCATACAAAGACTAAAGCAATGTCACCGCAAACCAATGGTATCTGCGAACGATTCCATAAAACGATATTGAACGAGTTCTACCAGGTTACATTTCGGAAGAAATTATACAGTTCACTGGATGAGCTTCAAAAGGATCTGGACGAATGGATAGTTTACTACAATAATGAACGCACCCATCAAGGAAAAATGTGTTGTGGACGAACGCCCAATGAAACATTAATTGATGGTAAGAGAATTTGGGCTGACAAAAATCTAGCTCAAATCTAA